Below is a window of Clavibacter michiganensis subsp. tessellarius DNA.
CTCGCGAGCGCGTCGCCCCGCCGGGTCGCCGCATCACGGAGGGCGTCGGCGACGAGAGGCGGGCCGTGGCATGACGGACGAGCGAGCAGCGGGCGGCGGCGCGACGAGGCGCCGCAAGAGCCTCAGCGAGAAGCAGATCTCGATCCTGGAGTTCATCCAGCGCACCATCGCCGGGCAGGGCTACCCGCCGAGCATGCGCGAGATCGGCGACGCCGTCGGCCTCGCCTCGCTCTCGAGCGTCACCCACCAGCTCAACCAGCTCGAGCTGTCCGGCTACCTCCGCCGCGACCCGAACCGTCCCCGCGCCCTCGAGGTGCTCATCGACCTGCCCGGCAGCGGCGCCGCCGAGAGCGGCGAGCCGTCGACCCCGGTGGGCGACGCGGCCATGGTGCCCATGGTCGGGCGCATCGCGGCCGGCATCCCCATCACCGCCGAGCAGATGGTCGAGGAGGTCTTCCCCCTCCCCCGCCAGCTCGTGGGCAAGGGCGACCTCTTCATGCTGCGCGTCGTCGGCGACTCCATGATCGACGCGGCCATCTGCGACGGCGACTGGGTCGTGGTGCGCCAGCAGAAGACGGCGGAGAACGGCGACATCGTCGCGGCCATGCTCGACGACGAGGCCACCGTCAAGGTGTTCCGCCAGCGCGACGGCCACACGTGGCTCCTGCCCCGCAACAGCGCGTTCGAGCCGATCCTCGGCGACTTCGCCGAGGTCGTCGGCAAGGTCGTCGCGGTCATGCGCTCCGTCTGACGCCCGCACGACGCACGAGAGCGGCCGGTCCCCGAGGGGATCGGCCGCTCTCGTGCGTGCGGGTGGTGCGTCCGGCGCGGATCAGGCGGTGGGGACGACGGCGTACCGGGCCACCTGGGCCTGCTGCTCGGCCGTCACGAGCGCCCGCATGCGCGTGCCCTCCTCGACGTAGGACGTCTCGAGCACCTTCGCGCCGTCGTGCAGCATCGCGACGACCTCGCCGTGCTCGAACGGCACCAGCAGGTCGACCTCGATGGTCGGCTGCGGGAGCAGCTCGGCGATGCGACGACGCAGCTCCGCGACGCCCTCGCCCGTGCGGGCCGACACGAACACGCCCTGCGGCGCGAGCCCGCGGAGGACGACGCGGTCCCCGTCCGACGCGAGGTCGCTCTTGTTGAACACCACGATCTCGGGGATGCCCGAGGCGTCGACCTCCGCGATCACCTCGTGCACGGTGGCGAGCTGCGCCGCCGGATCCGGGTGCGACGCGTCCACGACGTGCACGAGCACGTCCGAGTCCGCGAGCTCCTCCAGCGTCGAGCGGAACGCCTCGACGAGCTGGTGCGGAAGGTTGCGGACGAAGCCCACGGTGTCGGCCAGCGTGTACAGCTGCCCCTGGTCGGTCTCCGTCTTGCGGACGGTCGCGTCGAGCGTGGCGAACAGGGCGTTCTCCACGAGCACGCCCGCCTTGGTCACGCGGTTCAGCAGCGACGACTTGCCGGCGTTCGTGTAGCCGACGATCGCCACCGACGGGACGGCGTTGCGGTCGCGGTTGGCGCGCTTGGTGTCGCGCGCGGGCTTCATGCCGGCGATCTGCTTGCGCAGCTTCGCCATGCGGGTGTTGATGCGGCGACGGTCGAGCTCGATCTTCGTCTCACCCGGTCCGCGGGAT
It encodes the following:
- the hflX gene encoding GTPase HflX, with protein sequence MITHDEHDQPADTTTTSTESTAGDDVVARVLARAEDRSAGYALFRGSGAQALSAAPDTEQGFDGDQTERADRQALRRVAGLSTELEDVTEVEYRQLRLENVVLIGVYSQGSVDDAENSMRELAALAETAGAVVLDGLLQRRPTPDPSTYFGSGKAEELRALVAAVGADTVIADTELAPSQRRALEDVVKVKVIDRTAVILDIFSQHAKSREGKAQVELAQLQYLLPRLRGWGDSMSRQAGGQVGGAGAGMGSRGPGETKIELDRRRINTRMAKLRKQIAGMKPARDTKRANRDRNAVPSVAIVGYTNAGKSSLLNRVTKAGVLVENALFATLDATVRKTETDQGQLYTLADTVGFVRNLPHQLVEAFRSTLEELADSDVLVHVVDASHPDPAAQLATVHEVIAEVDASGIPEIVVFNKSDLASDGDRVVLRGLAPQGVFVSARTGEGVAELRRRIAELLPQPTIEVDLLVPFEHGEVVAMLHDGAKVLETSYVEEGTRMRALVTAEQQAQVARYAVVPTA
- the lexA gene encoding transcriptional repressor LexA; translation: MTDERAAGGGATRRRKSLSEKQISILEFIQRTIAGQGYPPSMREIGDAVGLASLSSVTHQLNQLELSGYLRRDPNRPRALEVLIDLPGSGAAESGEPSTPVGDAAMVPMVGRIAAGIPITAEQMVEEVFPLPRQLVGKGDLFMLRVVGDSMIDAAICDGDWVVVRQQKTAENGDIVAAMLDDEATVKVFRQRDGHTWLLPRNSAFEPILGDFAEVVGKVVAVMRSV